A genomic window from Peromyscus maniculatus bairdii isolate BWxNUB_F1_BW_parent chromosome 1, HU_Pman_BW_mat_3.1, whole genome shotgun sequence includes:
- the Timm50 gene encoding mitochondrial import inner membrane translocase subunit TIM50 isoform X1 has translation MLLPGAAARRSQCILWSPGLSHVGAGEVPVPGVTLDGEGSATPGPQQPGDVSSAPAVVAEIASRGAPKAHGPQHQPGSEGPSYAKKVALWLAGLLGAGGTVSIVYIFGNNPVDENGTKIPDEFDNDPILVQQLRRTYKYFKDYRQMIIEPTSPCLLPDPLREPYYQPPYTLVLELTGVLLHPEWSLATGWRFKKRPGIETLFQQLAPLYEIVIFTSETGMTAFPLIDSVDPHGFISYRLFRDATRYMEGHHVKDISCLNRDPARVVVVDCKKEAFRLQPYNGVALRPWDGNSDDRALLDLSAFLKTIALNQVEDVRTVLEHYALEDDPLEAFKQRQSRLEQEEQQRLAELSKSSKQSLFFGSLTSRLWPRSKQP, from the exons ATGCTGCTCCCCGGGGCTGCGGCGCGGAGGTCCCAGTGCATCCTCTGGAGCCCGGGCCTTAGCCACGTGGGTGCCGGAGAGGTCCCTGTTCCCGGGGTGACACTCGACGGGGAGGGGTCCGCGACGCCGGGGCCCCAGCAGCCTGGGGACGTTTCGTCCGCACCGGCGGTG GTTGCTGAGATCGCCAGCCGTGGGGCCCCGAAGGCCCATGGGCCACAGCATCAGCCAGGCTCAGAAGGTCCCAGCTATGCCAAAAAAGTTGCACTCTGGCTTGCTGGCTTGCTGGGGGCCGGTGGGACTGTCAGCATCGTCTATATTTTTG GAAACAACCCTGTGGATGAGAACGGTACCAAG atCCCTGATGAATTTGACAACG ATCCAATTCTGGTTCAGCAGTTGCGCCGGACATACAAATACTTCAAAGATTACAGACAG ATGATCATCGAGCCCACCAGCCCCTGCCTTCTCCCAGACCCTCTGCGGGAGCCCTACTACCAGCCACCCTATACACTGGTCCTGGAGCTCACCGGGGTCCTCCTGCACCCGGAGTGGTCG CTGGCCACTGGCTGGAGGTTTAAGAAGCGTCCAGGCATCGAGACCTTGTTCCAACAGCTTGCCCCTCTGTATGAAATCGTCATCTTCACGTCAGAGACTGGCATG ACTGCATTTCCACTCATTGATAGTGTGGACCCCCACGGCTTCATCTCTTACCGTCTGTTCCGGGATGCCACCAGATACATGGAGGGACATCATGTGAAG GACATTTCATGTCTGAATCGGGACCCGGCCCGAGTAGTGGTCGTGGATTGCAAGAAAGAAGCTTTCCGGCTACAGCCCTACAACGGGGTCGCCCTGCGGCCCTGGGACGGCAACTCCGATGACCGGGCCCTGCTGGACCTGTCTGCCTTCCTCAAGA CCATCGCGCTGAACCAGGTGGAGGACGTCCGGACTGTGCTGGAGCACTACGCCCTGGAGGATGACCCACTGGAGGCATTCAAACAACGGCAGAGCCGGCTTGAGCAG gaggaACAGCAGCGCCTGGCCGAGCTCTCCAAGTCCAGCAAGCAGAGCCTCTTCTTTGGCTCGCTCACCAGTCGCCTGTGGCCTCGCTCCAAGCAGCCCTGA
- the Timm50 gene encoding mitochondrial import inner membrane translocase subunit TIM50 isoform X2, whose amino-acid sequence MAASAALFSRLRSGFRVGARGLCTRTAPPPPRASEQVAEIASRGAPKAHGPQHQPGSEGPSYAKKVALWLAGLLGAGGTVSIVYIFGNNPVDENGTKIPDEFDNDPILVQQLRRTYKYFKDYRQMIIEPTSPCLLPDPLREPYYQPPYTLVLELTGVLLHPEWSLATGWRFKKRPGIETLFQQLAPLYEIVIFTSETGMTAFPLIDSVDPHGFISYRLFRDATRYMEGHHVKDISCLNRDPARVVVVDCKKEAFRLQPYNGVALRPWDGNSDDRALLDLSAFLKTIALNQVEDVRTVLEHYALEDDPLEAFKQRQSRLEQEEQQRLAELSKSSKQSLFFGSLTSRLWPRSKQP is encoded by the exons ATGGCGGCCTCGGCGGCGCTGTTCTCGCGCCTGCGGAGCGGGTTCCGGGTCGGCGCGCGGGGACTGTGCACGCGGACAGCGCCGCCGCCTCCCCGCGCCTCGGAGCAG GTTGCTGAGATCGCCAGCCGTGGGGCCCCGAAGGCCCATGGGCCACAGCATCAGCCAGGCTCAGAAGGTCCCAGCTATGCCAAAAAAGTTGCACTCTGGCTTGCTGGCTTGCTGGGGGCCGGTGGGACTGTCAGCATCGTCTATATTTTTG GAAACAACCCTGTGGATGAGAACGGTACCAAG atCCCTGATGAATTTGACAACG ATCCAATTCTGGTTCAGCAGTTGCGCCGGACATACAAATACTTCAAAGATTACAGACAG ATGATCATCGAGCCCACCAGCCCCTGCCTTCTCCCAGACCCTCTGCGGGAGCCCTACTACCAGCCACCCTATACACTGGTCCTGGAGCTCACCGGGGTCCTCCTGCACCCGGAGTGGTCG CTGGCCACTGGCTGGAGGTTTAAGAAGCGTCCAGGCATCGAGACCTTGTTCCAACAGCTTGCCCCTCTGTATGAAATCGTCATCTTCACGTCAGAGACTGGCATG ACTGCATTTCCACTCATTGATAGTGTGGACCCCCACGGCTTCATCTCTTACCGTCTGTTCCGGGATGCCACCAGATACATGGAGGGACATCATGTGAAG GACATTTCATGTCTGAATCGGGACCCGGCCCGAGTAGTGGTCGTGGATTGCAAGAAAGAAGCTTTCCGGCTACAGCCCTACAACGGGGTCGCCCTGCGGCCCTGGGACGGCAACTCCGATGACCGGGCCCTGCTGGACCTGTCTGCCTTCCTCAAGA CCATCGCGCTGAACCAGGTGGAGGACGTCCGGACTGTGCTGGAGCACTACGCCCTGGAGGATGACCCACTGGAGGCATTCAAACAACGGCAGAGCCGGCTTGAGCAG gaggaACAGCAGCGCCTGGCCGAGCTCTCCAAGTCCAGCAAGCAGAGCCTCTTCTTTGGCTCGCTCACCAGTCGCCTGTGGCCTCGCTCCAAGCAGCCCTGA